DNA from Asanoa sp. WMMD1127:
TGAAGCACTCGTTCGAGAAGGTCGGCGACCACTGGGAGCCCAAGGGCCGCAAGGGACCGAGCGATGCCCAGGCCGCCCGCAGCAACCGGGCGCGCCCGGCGGAGACGGCGTCCGGCGTCGACGCCAACGCGTCGAAGACGCACCTGCTCGACATCGCGAAGCGGCTCGAGATCAGCGGTCGTTCCCGGATGACCAAGGCGGAGCTGGTCGACGCCATCCAGAAGGCCAACGCACGCGCCGACCGCAAGGCCCGCGCGCGTTCCTGACCGACCCCCACGACCGTGCCCCGGCTCCCCGGCCGGGGCACCGTCGTGTTCAGCCCTTCCGGCCGGTGGTGGCGATGCCCTGGATGAAGTGGCGCTGGGCGAGGAAGAACACGATGATCATCGGTACGGTGGCGATGACGCTGCCGGCCAGCACGACGTGCCAGTCCTGCTCGCCGCCGTAGCCGAAGCGGTCGAGCACCACCTTGAGCCCGCGCGGCAGCGTGAACAGACTCTCGTCGCGCAGGTAGATCAGCGGTTTCATCAGGTCGGTCCAGCTCGCCTTGAACTCGAAGACCAGCACGACCAGCAGGGCCGGGCGGATCAGCGGGAACGCCACCCGCCAGAACAGCCCGGGATAGCTCGCGCCGTCGACCCGGGCCGCCTCGAACAGCTCGCGCGGCAGCGAGAGCAGGAACTGGCGGAGCAGGAAGATGTAGAACGCCGAGCCGAACAGGTTGCCCGCCCAGAGCGGCACCTGGGTGTCGGTGAGCCGCAGCTCCGACCAGATCAGGTAGGTCGGGATCATGGTGACCGCGAACGGCAGCATCATCGTCGCCAGCACCAGGCCGAAGAGCAGGTCCCGACCGGGGAACCGGAAGTACGCGAAGCCGAACGCCACCCAGGCGCTGGACAGCGTGACCGACACCGCCGCGGCCACCCCGACCACCGCGCTGTTGAACAGCCACAGCGGCAACGGGACCGCCTCGAACGCCTCGCGGTAGTTGTCGGGGTGGAACGGCAGCGGCAGCAGGCCGGTGGAGAACACGTAGCCGGGCGCCCGCAGCGACGCGCTGACCAGCCAGACGAACGGCAGCAGGAAGACCACGGCCGCGGCGACCAGCAGCGCGATGAAGACGAACCGCCACGGCCCGCGGCGCTCGGGCTCCGCCGGCGGCCGGGCCGGAGCGGCCCGGTCGTCGAGCGGAGTGGGCAGCGGAGCGACCTCGGTCGAGGGCGGCAAGGTGGTCACGACTCCTCGCTTTCGTAGTAGACCCACCGCTTCGACAGGCGCACCTGCACGAGGGTGATGACGAGGATGACCAGGAACAGCAGCCAGGCCAGGGCGGACGCGAATCCCATGTGGAGGAACTGGAACGCCTGCTGGAACAGGTAGATGACGTAGAACGTCGCGGCGTCGGCGTCGAAGCGCTGCTGGGTGGTCTGGTTGCCGAAGTACATCGTGTAGACCTCGGTGAACATCTGCAGCGCGGCGATCGTGTTGACCACGAGCGTGAAGAACAGCGCACCGGAGATCATCGGCAGGGTGACCGACCGGAACCGCTGCCACGGGCCGGCGCCGTCCACAGTGGCCGCCTCGTGCAGCTCGCGCGGCACGTTCTGCAACGCCGCGAGATAGATGATGACCGTGGAGCCGAGGCTCCACAGGCTCATCAGCACGATGCCGGGCATCACCCAGGCCGGGTCGGTCGTCCAGCTCGGCCCGTCGATGCCGAACCAGCCGAGGAAGCCGTTGACCAGCCCGTCCTGGGTGTTGAGCAGCAACAGGAACAGGATGCCTACCGCCACGGCCGGCGTCATCACCGGCAGGTAGAACACGGTGCGGAAGAAGCCCGACAGCCGGCCGACCCGATTCAGCAGGAGCGCCAGGCCCAGTGAGAGGGCCATCGCCAGCGGCACGTGCAGCACCGTGTAGTAGACGGTGTTGCGCAGGCTCCGGGCGACCATCGGGTCGGCCAGCATCTGCCGGTAGTTGTCGAGCCCGACGAACTCCGGCGGGTTGACGATGTCGTAGTCGGTGAAGCTCAGCCACAGGCTCGCTATCATCGGCCCGGCGTAGAACACCAGGAAGCCGACGATCCACGGCGCCAGGAACAGCAGCGCCCACCGCGCCTCCCGCCGGGCGAGGACCGACCGGCGGCGCCGTGCCGCCATCAGCCCGCGGCGCGGCTCAGCGCGGCCGAGGCCTCCTGCTGGCCGCGGGCGAGCTCCGCGCTGCCGTCGCCACCGCCGGACAGGGCCCGGTTGGCGGCGTCGTACCAGGCCTTGTCGAACTCGGCGCCGGCGGGCGACGCCGGCAGCGAGAAGCCCTTGTCCTGCACCGAGAGGATGGTCTGCACGGCGTCGTCGAAGCGCTGGTTGCCGCTCGGCTTGTAGAGCTCGGCGAAGATCCGCTTGTCGGCCTCGATGTTGCCGGTGTAGAGCCCGGTGAACGGCGTCTTCTCCGCCGCCCGCTTGTCGGCGCGCACCTTCGCGGCCGCGTACCACGTGTCGGTCGCGGTCATGGTCTTGGCGAACGTGCATGCGGCGTCGGGGTTCTTGGCGCCCTTGGGCACGACCCAGGCGGAGCCGGACGCGAAGGTGATCGGGTTGCCGGACCGGTCGACGAACGGCCGCACCGCGAGCTCGGCCTTGGGCGTCTCGCGGCCGGCGACGTTGAGGTACCAGTCCTCCATCGGCCACACCGCGATCTGGTTCTTGGCCAGTGGGCTCTGCGCGCCGAAGAAGTCGAACGTGTCGCGGAACGCCTTGAACTTGCCCCAGCCGCCCTGGTCGCGGATCAGCGACAGGCCCGTGGCGAGCGCCTCGGCCACCTTCGGGTCGTCGAGCTTGGCGGTCTTGCCGTCGGGGGAGAGCAGGTCGGCGCCGTTGGCCTTGGCCCACATCGGCAGGAACTCGGGGATCTTGGGGTCGATGCCGATCCGGGTGAGCTTGCCGCCCTCGACCTTGGTCAGCTTCGCGTTGATCCCGGCCAGGCCGGCCCAGTCGGCGAGGTTGACGTCGTCCGGCGTCAGGCCGGCCTCCCGCAGCAGCGCCTCGTTCATGTAGACGACGCGGACGCTGTAGAACTCCGGGATGCCGTACACCTTGCCGTCGAGGGTGACCTCGTCCTTGGCCGCCGGGCGGTACTGCGCCATGTCGATGCCCTGCTTGGCGATGCAGTCGTCGAGCGGCAGGACCGAACCCTGCTTGGCGTAGGTGCCGATCAGCTTGCGGTTCATGTAGACGAGGTCCGGCGGGTTGCCCGACGCGACCGCCGACAGGAACTGCTGCTCGTCGAAGGCGCCCTCCGTGATCGTCACCGGGATGTCCGGGTGGGCCTTCTTGAAGGTCTCGACCCGGGTCGTGGCGATCTCGTCGGGCAGGCTGAAGCCGAGCGTGGTGATGGCGCCCTTGCCGGCCGCCCCGCCGCCGCTGTCGTCGTCACCGCCGCCGACGCCGCCACAACCTCCGACCGCCAGTGTGACCGCCGCGAGCACCGCTATGCCGCGCATCCTTGCCATCTCTCGCCTCCCCAAGCGACCAGGGCGGCCGCATTGCCGCCCGGAGCGGGCGATGGGTTCCCTATGACAAGAGTTTGAAACGCAGCGTTGTTTCACGATGTGACGAGCATGCCGTCCCGCGGTCGGGTCGGGATGCGGCTCAACGGAATGGCCAGGTCCTGCGGCGGCACGGCGTAGTCGAGCCGGGCCACCCGCATCGCGAGGTCGCTCAGCAACGCGACCGTGTTGGGCTCGCCCGGGCAGCGGTGACCCGTCGCCGGGTTGCCGCCGCCCTGCGGCACGAACGTGAAGGCCTCGAGCGCGGCCTCCGCGTCGGGCCCGAGGAACCGGTCGGGGGAGAAGAGATAGGGGTCCTTCCACAGTGCGGGGTCGTGGCTCTGGCCGTAGAGGTCGAGCAGGACCAGCGCGTCCTCCGGGATCGCGTGCCCGGCGAACTCGGCGCCGCCCGGGGCCGCCCGGCCGCCGACGAACGGCGCGAACGGATAGAAGCGGCGGACCTCGTGCGCGAACGCCCGGGCGTACGCCGGGTCGCCGTCGCGCAGGGCCGCCCGGTGCGCGGGCCAGTGGTGCAGGGCGTGTCCCGTGAACGCCACGAACCAGCTGACCGCGACCGTCGGCCGCACGATGTTGAGCAGCTCGACGGCGGCGGTCCGTGGGCTCAGCAGGTGGCCGTCGTCGTCGCGATGGTGGGTGACGACGTCGACCGCGGTGTCGCCGCCCGCGCCGCCCTGCCGGCGGAGGCCGGTGACCAGCTCGGCGAGCCGGTCCTCCTGGCGCCGGCGGGCGATCCGGGCCCGCCAGTGCCGTGGCCCGGCGGTCGCGAACCCGTCGACCATGGCCACGCAGTCGTGCGCGAGCTCGTAGTCGCGGGGCAGGCCCACCCAGCGGGCCACCCCGTCGGCCAGCACGCGGGCGGACTCGTCGAACAGCGACACCGGCCGGCCGGCCCAGGTCGGCACGGCCGCGTCCCAGGCGGCACCGGTGTGGGCGACCAGGTCGGCGATCCGGTCGTCGGTGAACAGGGCGAGGAACATCGCCTTGCGGTGCCGGTGGGACAGGCTGTCGAGCGTGTGCACGGCGCCGTGGCCGAAGAGCGTGGACTGCACGAAGCCCGGGACGGCGCCGGACCGCCGGACGTGCCGCTCGTCGTAGAACCAGCGGGCCGCGGCCGGGCCGGCGATTCCGAAGGCGGGCTGACCCATCAGCCGGGTCACCACCACCCCGTCGGGGGATCGGCGGCGCTCGTCGGGTAGCCAGGCGTAACCCTTGAGCAGCAGTGCGGCGGAGCTGTCCCGAATCGACACCGTCATGCCGACAACGCTTCCCGGTCGCCCGGTGCGCAAACCCCGATGTTGACGTTGGCCCCGGGCGGGGTACCCGAACCGGATGGACAGGATCGCCGACCCCTGGGGTGCCCGTACGCCGTACGGGTCCGGATCGGAGTGGCCGTCGCGCGTCGACGTGCAACTCGCCGAAGGCCTCACCGAGGGTGACGTCGACCGGTGGGCGCAGTCGGCGTCGCTGCTGCACTCCAACGGCGACGCGATGGACATCGCGGTCAAGGACGGTCGGATCGCCGGGGTCCGGGGCCGGGCGGTCGACCGGATCAACCGCGGCCGCCTCGGGCCCAAGGACCTCTTCGGCTGGCAGGCCAACAACAGCGCCGATCGGCTCACCCGGCCGCTGGTGCGCGAGGGCGGTCGGCTGGTCGAGACCGACTGGGACACCGCCATGGGCCGCGTCGTGGACCGGTCACGCGAGTTGCTCGACGGGCCGGGCGGCTGGGGGCGGTTCGGCTTCTACACCACCGGGCAGCTGTTCCTGGAGGAATACTATGCGCTCGCCGTCATCGGCAAGGCCGGCATCGGCACGCCGCACATGGACGGCAACACCCGGCTGTGCACCGCCACCGCCGCGGCGTCGCTGAAGGCCAGCTTCGGCACCGACGGGCAGCCCGGCTCGTACGCCGACGTCGACCACTGCGACGCGATCGCCCTGTGGGGCCACAACGTCGCCGCCACCCAGACCGTGCTGTGGAGCCGGATGCTCGACCGCCGGCGGGGCGGTGACCCGCCCGCGATGCTGGCCGTCGACCCGCGCGACACGCCGGTCGCCCGTGAGGCCGACGTGCACCTCGCTGTCCGCCCCGGCACCAACGTCGCGCTGGTCAACGGGCTGCTGCGCGAGGTCATTCGGCGCGGGTGGGTCGACGAGTCCTATGTGGCCGCCCACACGATCGGGTTCGAGGCGCTGGCGAGGACGGTCGAGGGCTACCCGCCGCGGCGGGTGGCGGAGATCTGCGACGTGGCCGCGGCCGACGTCGAGCGGGCCGCGGAGCTGCTCGGTGGCGCCCGCCGGCTGCTCTCCACCGTGCTGCAGGGCTTCTACCAGTCCAACCAGGCCACCGCCGCGGCCTGCCAGGTCAACAACCTGCACCTGCTGCGCGGGATGATCGGCCGGCCGGGCGCGGGGCTGCTGCAGATGAACGGCCAGCCCACCGCGCAGAACAACCGCGAGTGCGGCGCCGACGGCGACCTGCCGGGCTTCCGCAACTGGGCCAACCCGGAGCACGTGGCCGAGCTGGCGAGGCTCTGGAACGTCGACCAGCGGATCATTCCCAGCTGGTCGCCGCCGACCCACGCCATGCAGCTGTTCCGCTACGCCGAGCAGGGCTCGATCCGGTTCCTG
Protein-coding regions in this window:
- a CDS encoding ChaB family protein, coding for MPAREDLPGTIRRSPKKAQDTYAKTLDSAIEQYGEGERARRTAMSSLKHSFEKVGDHWEPKGRKGPSDAQAARSNRARPAETASGVDANASKTHLLDIAKRLEISGRSRMTKAELVDAIQKANARADRKARARS
- a CDS encoding carbohydrate ABC transporter permease; protein product: MTTLPPSTEVAPLPTPLDDRAAPARPPAEPERRGPWRFVFIALLVAAAVVFLLPFVWLVSASLRAPGYVFSTGLLPLPFHPDNYREAFEAVPLPLWLFNSAVVGVAAAVSVTLSSAWVAFGFAYFRFPGRDLLFGLVLATMMLPFAVTMIPTYLIWSELRLTDTQVPLWAGNLFGSAFYIFLLRQFLLSLPRELFEAARVDGASYPGLFWRVAFPLIRPALLVVLVFEFKASWTDLMKPLIYLRDESLFTLPRGLKVVLDRFGYGGEQDWHVVLAGSVIATVPMIIVFFLAQRHFIQGIATTGRKG
- a CDS encoding sugar ABC transporter permease; this translates as MAARRRRSVLARREARWALLFLAPWIVGFLVFYAGPMIASLWLSFTDYDIVNPPEFVGLDNYRQMLADPMVARSLRNTVYYTVLHVPLAMALSLGLALLLNRVGRLSGFFRTVFYLPVMTPAVAVGILFLLLLNTQDGLVNGFLGWFGIDGPSWTTDPAWVMPGIVLMSLWSLGSTVIIYLAALQNVPRELHEAATVDGAGPWQRFRSVTLPMISGALFFTLVVNTIAALQMFTEVYTMYFGNQTTQQRFDADAATFYVIYLFQQAFQFLHMGFASALAWLLFLVILVITLVQVRLSKRWVYYESEES
- a CDS encoding extracellular solute-binding protein, coding for MARMRGIAVLAAVTLAVGGCGGVGGGDDDSGGGAAGKGAITTLGFSLPDEIATTRVETFKKAHPDIPVTITEGAFDEQQFLSAVASGNPPDLVYMNRKLIGTYAKQGSVLPLDDCIAKQGIDMAQYRPAAKDEVTLDGKVYGIPEFYSVRVVYMNEALLREAGLTPDDVNLADWAGLAGINAKLTKVEGGKLTRIGIDPKIPEFLPMWAKANGADLLSPDGKTAKLDDPKVAEALATGLSLIRDQGGWGKFKAFRDTFDFFGAQSPLAKNQIAVWPMEDWYLNVAGRETPKAELAVRPFVDRSGNPITFASGSAWVVPKGAKNPDAACTFAKTMTATDTWYAAAKVRADKRAAEKTPFTGLYTGNIEADKRIFAELYKPSGNQRFDDAVQTILSVQDKGFSLPASPAGAEFDKAWYDAANRALSGGGDGSAELARGQQEASAALSRAAG
- a CDS encoding cytochrome P450; the protein is MTVSIRDSSAALLLKGYAWLPDERRRSPDGVVVTRLMGQPAFGIAGPAAARWFYDERHVRRSGAVPGFVQSTLFGHGAVHTLDSLSHRHRKAMFLALFTDDRIADLVAHTGAAWDAAVPTWAGRPVSLFDESARVLADGVARWVGLPRDYELAHDCVAMVDGFATAGPRHWRARIARRRQEDRLAELVTGLRRQGGAGGDTAVDVVTHHRDDDGHLLSPRTAAVELLNIVRPTVAVSWFVAFTGHALHHWPAHRAALRDGDPAYARAFAHEVRRFYPFAPFVGGRAAPGGAEFAGHAIPEDALVLLDLYGQSHDPALWKDPYLFSPDRFLGPDAEAALEAFTFVPQGGGNPATGHRCPGEPNTVALLSDLAMRVARLDYAVPPQDLAIPLSRIPTRPRDGMLVTS
- a CDS encoding nitrate reductase gives rise to the protein MDRIADPWGARTPYGSGSEWPSRVDVQLAEGLTEGDVDRWAQSASLLHSNGDAMDIAVKDGRIAGVRGRAVDRINRGRLGPKDLFGWQANNSADRLTRPLVREGGRLVETDWDTAMGRVVDRSRELLDGPGGWGRFGFYTTGQLFLEEYYALAVIGKAGIGTPHMDGNTRLCTATAAASLKASFGTDGQPGSYADVDHCDAIALWGHNVAATQTVLWSRMLDRRRGGDPPAMLAVDPRDTPVAREADVHLAVRPGTNVALVNGLLREVIRRGWVDESYVAAHTIGFEALARTVEGYPPRRVAEICDVAAADVERAAELLGGARRLLSTVLQGFYQSNQATAAACQVNNLHLLRGMIGRPGAGLLQMNGQPTAQNNRECGADGDLPGFRNWANPEHVAELARLWNVDQRIIPSWSPPTHAMQLFRYAEQGSIRFLWISATNPAVSMPELARIRRILAQEGLFLVVQDLFLTETAEFADVVLPGATWGEKTGTFTNADRTVHLSDKAVEPPGEARADLDIFLDYARRMDFRDRDGPPLVPWTSPEEVFAAWRAASRGRPCDYSGLSYAKLRGGSGVQWPCTDEAPDGTERLYTDGTFHTDPDFCETYGQDLVTGAEFTASEYRAKQPGGRAFLHPADYQPSPEVPDEAYPLQLTTGRTVYHFHTRTKTGRAPELNAAAPDVWVELHPDDAAAAGIGDGDRVRIESPRGAVVAPARLEGVRRGVVFVPFHYGWWDTTGDRPDGRAANELTLTAWDPVSKQPLFKTAAVRVTRMED